Genomic DNA from Dermochelys coriacea isolate rDerCor1 chromosome 12, rDerCor1.pri.v4, whole genome shotgun sequence:
ttaaaCATAAGACCACTTCCCCCCACTCATTAGTGTGACTTAAGGAAAAGATTTAAGGTTTCCAACAGACAATTTGTTTCCAGTCTAACTGATATGTACGCACTCTCCTCAATAGTTTTGAGTCGTgaatcagctttttttttttttttaacccaatgtACAAGGAGCTAAGTACTTCGAGAcagagattttgattttgaattttcaccaaaaattgtCATGGTGATTACTGAGTTTTTGTCATTAGAGAAACACTGCATTTCACACATCAAATTGTCATCTCCATCTGTGTCTATGCCAATTGTTATGAATACGGAAAAAAGGCTAATGATTACTAGAGAATAAATTGTTCTCTGCTCTACTTTTGGGTACCACCTTTGGGGGAGTGATCTTCTTCTAAGGAAAGTGAGAAGTTGGGTAAGAGACCTTGAAGTCAGGTGCTACAGGAATGATGTTTGAGTCAATTCTAGATTGTTCTTTTGAACCAGTGCTCCAGAGTGAAAGGGGACAAACCGCTGTTAGAGATTTAATCTTTCAGACACTTAAAACAGAGGCCCTGACTGCTTGTGGTGCTTTAAAGAGCATATGGTACTCTGCAAGGGTCAGGCTTTGGCCAAACTCAAGTTTGGGTAATTCGATTCTGCCTAAATCTCTACCCTGCTGTTGCCACGTCAAATGGAATTCTTCTTTTTCCATCCTTAATAGATGCATAATGTTACAGTGCTCTGTTAGAACAAAAACTGCCATGCATAGTGCTCACTGCCATGAATAGCGTAATTGATCTCTAGTGCTTGTTAGGATCATGTCCATAATGAAATTGCTTTTTAGGGGGAAGTATGGGAAGGCTTGATTGATTTAAAATCAGTGTTGGTGGTTCCAGAGAGTTATGACCAGTTTATCTCAGTATGGGGGACTGTTGGCCTGACACAGATTGTGGGGTAGAGGGGGAAAAATGTGTAACATTAAGGCACAAATTCTACCATATGTGTGCCCAACTTGTATTGACTTCATAGGAATTGTGTGTACataagagggcagaatttggccttaagaGTGATACAGATATGTTGACTCATTCTTAGATATAATGAGCAGGTTTAAACATTTTGGAAATAAACAGATCGATCAAAGTTTGGCCATCttctgaaaacagaaaattttaaaaagtgttttttttttttttaaaaaaaaacaaaacgacTTTCCATTAAATAAAATCTTGAACAGAACTCTTAATGAGAAAATGTAGCCTGTCCTTCAAAAAGATTTTTGGGGTTTTCATTTTTCTGCATTGTCAATTTTGATTGGTTGGCAGGGTCACATGGTGGGATTTTTCTTCAAATCTAGTTAGTTCTtgtgttaaacattttaaaaatccatggcaAATGAAAATTGGGCCATTGCATAacacaatgaaatgaaaaatgctttGGAATCTAACAAttctgtaatttaatttaatgtgagTAGTTATAATGTAAACAAACGTGGTTTCTTAAATACACAGTGTACTTtatatgtttgtgtatataatatatgaaGCAGATAGAACAAATAAACATAGTGACAGTATCTTGCTTCTCTCAGATTGTTCAGGAAACATCATATTGTAAATGACAGAATATAGGTAATCTATTAGGATTGCACAGAATTAGACTTCCTTGCAGGGTTTGCTGCttttaaaacaaccaaacaaacccCAATCCCTCATTGCCATCCTCtggtgcttttaaaaagaaagatactTTACTACAACTCTACTGAACTGTTGTACTCTGTTTCCCTTCTGAACAGTGCTGATAGCAGAGGTGTTTGCGTGCATGGAAGCAATCTTCTTTCTGGGGTCTTGAATGAATGCAGTGCTGGTGAAAGTTGTATAAGGCATAGAACAGATATAGTATAGGCAGCAGCTATGTAAGCTTCCTCATTCTGCCCCATGGACGTACCTCAAACCAATACCAGTGGGACAGTCTTTTACACGGAAGAGAAGAATTCAGTTTCCATTCGGATTCAGCACTGGGTGCCTCTGTTGACACTGCTATCAAGGATGCCAATTGTGACAAATGACAGTTCTACTGGGAACTGACAGACAACCAGATCATTTTGTATATCAGTTTGTCAGCAGTGACCTAGGGGTGAAAGGCTCCTTGTAGCCATCTCCTATCTAAATCAGCTTGTTTCTCTTGCCCAATTATGCAGTATTTGTGACAGCTcagtttcatttcagaaaaaaatcaatatagctTAAATATTGGACTGAGGTGCATCAGTGCACTGGGCAGCAGGAGTAAGCTGACTAGGAAGGAATATGCTGTTAACACACATACTTCGTTGATTGATAATGCTGTGGAAAGTACCCATTCTTTTGAACATGCTCATTggtaagcttttaaaaaaaaaaaatctttctagtttgtgatttttttttttaatttttttttttttggtagacaGTTATATTGGGGCTAAATGCTGCCCTTGATGGGCTTTAAAAAGTTTATACAACACCTGCAAGCCAGAAGACTCGCATACCAGACAAAAGTTGATCCATAGGAGAGTGTTATCCATAAGAACTAGGAACAACCACTACGGCCTTGGCAGCTGCTGCTTATAGCTTTATATACTAAGCACCTGATGAGTAAAACTAAGGTTCTTGTCCGTTTCATGCAGTCATCAGAATGGGaccagtgaaactgactagtgtCTTATCACTTGTTTCTTCTGAGGAAAGCTCTGAGCAGTAGTAGACACATTGGAAACTATCAGTTTGAAGACTCAGAGCAATACTGTATTCTTCACAACTTAAGAACTGGTACTTCTAAAATTAAAGCCTTAAATTCCACACAAAATGACTTGGGCCCCACCCTTCCTGAAGCTTGCTACTGATCAGGACAAGTGGATTTTTCAGGCCCTGCCTTTTGAAGTTGTGTGGGACTTTTATCTGAGGGCAAAATATGGCCCTTAAATATGTAGAGTCCTAAAAATCCTCTTTAGGAATTAAACCTTCATGAAGCTAAAACCAATAAAATTTGGCCAGTTGCTGTAACTGAAGAGTTACAAGGAAtgacattttttggggggagggttagCTCAggtgtttgagcattggcctgctaaaaccacggttgggagttcaatccttgaagaggccatttagggatcggggcaaaaattggggattgctcctgctttgggcaggggtttggactagatgacctcctgaggtcccttccaaccctgatattctatgattctaagagaatTTTTGGTCTGGCCACAGACACCGCAAACTTTGCTTTAAGCCTTTCATTAGCTCTCTGAAAATGTGTGGCTTTGATGGAGTGATTATCCTTTGCATAACAAGAGATTCAAAGAACCTTCTAATAAGCTATCTGTACCCTACTTGGAAGAGGAGATAGGATACCAGACTGGAAATTTAGAGCATAAATACATTGATAGCTAAAAATGACATGTATAGCTAATTTAGCTTTTACCATGTTTATAAATGTGGTTAAGTATGTATTCAGTAAAATACCATGCTATGTTTTCTTTGTTCAAAAACATATCTctgagtcctggtctacactagaaatttaGGTCAGCAcaactacgtcgctcaggggtgtgaaaaatccatgtcCTTGAGccatgtagttaaactgaccaaAGTTCCCCTGTACACAGCGcaaggttgatggaaaaattcgtCCAACTACCGCCTCTTgaggagatggattacctatgctgatgggagaacccctcctgttggcatGGGTAGTacgctgaagtgctacagcagtgcacctgcagcattttgaatgtagacaagtccttaattTGAATATGCTTGGATGTTTGGGAGCTCAGCTGTGCTAATCTGGAATCCCATTGATTAGACAATCTTTAGCCTGAGAAGTTTGTTGTCTCTCATTAGTTAGAAAAACAAGCTGATCCTTGGGTGGTTTGTCTTCTGAAGGGTCTGATATAtactaactcttttttttttttttttaaactggcagcGTGATTTACTGGTTAGAAGAGAGGATTGATAATAGCCATGGATACTACTTCCTACCCTAGCAGTGACCTTGTGCAGATCGCTTCCCCTCTCTGCTTTAGTGGTATTATAGATGCTATCTGTAAAATACCTGTGGATGattatctaccttttgtaaagccctttgaaatcCTGTGGATGAAAAGTATTGTGAAAATGCGAAGTACTGTTGTATAGTCCTCCACTCTACCAGCTTCTTTAATGGcttttaatttttgctttgctttattcAGAAAATATGGTAAGAGGCTTAGATGAAGATGAGACAAAGTTCCTTGATGAGGTTTCTCGGCAACAAGCGCTAATAGAAAAGCAACGAAGAGAAGATGATCTGAAAGAACTAAATGAATACAGAATATCCTTTGCATTGAAATGACTCGCCACTGTTCTGAGTAGATGGTTATAAGACAGTGAACTACAATTGGGTTCTGCAGCAGTCAGACTTTGATGTCCACACACTTTTCCCCTGCAGAGTAGTTTTCTACACAGAAGTGTATATGATTAGCTGCCTCTAAAATTCTTCACGTTTTGTTCTTATTTTGGATCTCTCAGAATctcaggggtttttttggtcataTCTTCAAAAATTTTCTGTGTTCCTGTTTCCTTCTAAttgctgttttcttcttcttctatttCACACTGATACAAGGATAGAAAGGGAGGATGTATAAAGGAAGGATAGGGCTTTTCCTTTTTGCAACCTCTGCTTTATCCTTTgcctattttaaaaagcagatctGCTTTCGCCAAGCTGTTTTTTCAGATGTACATTGACAGCTTTAAAATAGCCAAATTGTTGGAAGTAGCTATTGAACTATTGTCTTTGTATTGCTTTtgcaatatttaatatttatattcatgGAGAAGTGCTAGAGTGCAACTTAGGATGCTCTTTTTCTCCCAGGCTGAGGGTTAAGCCTGTCAGCTCCACTGTGTTTCTATCCCTTGCCAGACCAACATGCTGGGGACAAGCTCAGGACCTCAGACTGGGCTTGCACATATGGCAAAACATTGAGCTAGTTATGACTGTCTTTAAGTTTGAAAGGAGAGAATTGTTTCCTTTCATCTACCAAGATGCTGATGGTTCCTCCCCTTCCGTTCGGTCACGATCAAGCCCATTATGTGTAAGTAATCAGTGGGTGATGTGCAAACTCTGACGTTTCGGTGCAAGTTAGCAGTGGGAGTAAAGGGGGCTTGCGGCAGAACAAGAAGGATCAAACTCCACAGGAAAATAAACTGGGAAGAGAATCATACTAATTGATACTGGTTTTGTATAAAGATGTCCTAAGATAATAGGTATTGGAAAGTCATCGCTTATCCATGAGACAGGAACCGCCAACATCTAACTTAGTAGGATGTGTTAGTCCGGCCCAGCTCTTTTTGTAAATGATGCTAGTACAGTTAGAAATCACAAAACTTAATGTGGTACATAGTGGGCACATTTGCATATAGAAGTTTCCTTAGATTTATTCTGACTGATCATTCATGGGATATGTTTAGTTTCTACCACTGTTGCTTCAGGGTGTGCTGAATATTGGGATGTGCATGGCAGCTGCATCTACAGCATTGATATGACTGCACTAGTCAGGTCAAACAAGTCCAACAGTGAATCATGCTAGCCTAGAAGGAGTCTTATGTGCCCTCTGTTAGCTAATTGACCCCTGAAGTTGTTAGGCAGTGTATCTTCCAGAGTTTTGATATCCATAAACTCGGTCTTTACAGCCTTAAAGCATCATCTGTTTTTGCATCCACAGGCCTTGCTATATATTACAAATTGTAGAATCCATGTCATAAACTCATTGATACTATCAAGGAGAATTTTTAGCCTTTCACCCTATATTTGGCATGAAAATTGCAAATGCAGTGTCCAGTATCTTGTTTCAGTTTCCTGGCTCCACATCCACATGGGGTCAGATTGAGTAACTCAAAGTGGCCCATCTTAAAGTTCAAGCTAAACTACTTTTAGATGctaacatacatttttaattgaGGCTAGTTTCTGCAGTATGAGATGTAAACGGATTATTAGTAATTGTGTGACTATAGAGCTCAAAATGTGGTAGGATGCCATTGTCCCTGCCTAAAGTCCTTCCAGTCTAAAAAGAAGTGGATCAAAAATGTTGCTTTTGTCATTCCATCAGACTTCCCTAGTATAACATTCAGTTTAAGCTACGCAGAGGTACCAGCCAATAGCACAGACCAAGATCAAGAGGTGGATCAAATGTTCTCCTTCCATTTATGCACTGTAATAGGTGAAAAATGTGACACCACCCTATGACGTTGTCTCAGAATGATTTAACATGCTTAGACCttgaaagttattttaaaagaaaaactacaaCTGGAATACATTTTATCAGATAAAATGTTGCCTGAACTGGGAATTGAAATGGCCAATTCATAACCCCTTAAGCCCATGGTTAACATTGGGAAAGGGTTCCAGTTATGGGTGCTGCTTTAACTAATTCTATCTCTAGGTAagttgtggcaccttggagactaacatttatttgagcataagctttcgtgagctacagttcacttcatcggatgcatttggtggaaaatacagtggggagatttttccaccaaagagggagtattttccaccaaatgcatccgatgaagtgagctgtagctcacgaaagcttatgttcacataaattcattagtctctaaggtgccacaagtgctccttttctttttgcgaatacagactaacgcggctgctactctgaaatctaggtaagTTGTGAACATTCTAGGTTTCTCTAAAATTAAGCTTGACTTAAACTGAGGGTTACCTGGCTGTACTAACCCAAAGCATCCAGATTGCAGCATGCTACTCAAGGAATGTATTAGGAAAATTAGGATATTGCTTATTGAAATTCTGAAATAACTAATTGCATTCTCTGATAGCTCACAACTTGATAATCATATACTTATTGGCTACAGACAATGGTTGagaatttcaaagcattttaggGGATTTAGATGCTTACTTTTAATGGAAGATGTGTCTAAATCTCCTACATTGCTTTAAAATTGTCAACCAtttcttactttttaaaagtaaaattcagGTTTGTATTTTAGTGCTCTGTTTTGTTCAACACATAAGCAAAACTTAAGGGTATGTGATGTTTATAGGGTGTGTGTTAAAAATTGCTGCTTCTGTACAGCAGAAGTGACTGACTACTCAATTTTTCCTGGATAAAGAACTTTTAATTGcctgtattatttttaatcttcttAGAAATAGTTTTTAAACACTAGCTCTCTAAATTTGCGTTactaatttgtattacagtagccttAGTGGCCCCAACTGAAATCaagacccattgtgctagacactgtacaaacatactgAGAGAGAGATCCTTCAAGAAGAGCTTGCAATCTCATTAGAtaagacaaatgaaaagtataCGAGAGGAAATATCATATAATCTTAGAGCTCTCTGTAAAGGAAGTCCTGCCTGTCATCTCTCCCAAAATGCTAGCATTAAACTATATTGTAGGACAACAATTTTGATGCTTGTATCCAGGATTAACACAATGCTCTGTACATATTTTTTACATAGCTTTATGGGAGGGAAAAGTAACTTTTCTTGTAATATGAATCCAGCAATGGGAACTTCTGCCCATAGAGCTAATTTAGATGCAATGAGCATATCAGTCTCTGCAAATGGATGTTGAGTTAGTTGCTGAGCATTTTGGAGGTAGGGTTGCAGTGTTTGCAAAATAGCATCCTTTGACAAAAGTGTAATAGCCATGGAATCTGTTGATAAAAATTACACTTCAGCTTGCTCATAATGGCTCTAACTAGCCTAGTATTGAGGtataaaataacaataaattaTAACAATAAGAACCTACCCTGCTAACATAAGTGAAAAGACCACATGTTGCAACATGAAACTGTTTTAAAGAGGTACTGCCTGTCTAGAGGAGAGCATTTATTACTGCAAGTGGCCACAAGATGGCACCATTGTTCcatgtctttaaaaatgttttggtttttttaaagccacttaGCAGCTACAACTACTAGGCTGTTTAGTTTTGAGGTAGGGAAGAAAATCACAAACATGACAGACAGGGTTATTGATAATAACtatgtccctggaaaaatcaaatAAGGAATGACCCCTGTTAAAACATGAACTGGAAAGACTGAAACAAAGCTTTAAAATAGATGTTCAAAATCTCCGAAGTATGTGTGTAACTATACTTTAAAACAGTATTTGCACAGTTGCTGCCACTTTACTGACATGACCTGCCAAGTTTGAAGTTTACTGTGTCCTGTGTCTTCCCTGCAACAGCTGATACCTGAGTtgcacaaataattaaaaaaagacgTGTGCTGTCAGCTGTTTCAGGGAATTGCAGTCAAAGAAGGAACTGATACTGGAgttaaaggtaatttttttttttattgttttttgtagGTGCAATTATAAAAACTTTCCAGATGACTTTTCAGGTCCCCTTAATACCAGAGTAATGCAATAGTAGCAGCAAGGAAATAggggaaaaagtatttttcaagaGATAGTCTGATGGGTTCTGTATCAGCCCAGCTGGGGTCAAACTGGACTTCTCCACAGGACGAGAATCAGTTAGTGTTTCTGCAGATCTTGGGTGTGGCTTAACATCAGAAAACCAGCCTTTGAAGCCTATCCAGACTTGTCTGCTTCATTATGGGTTGCATCCCacctttcaaatgttttgttttaggcTACTCATTTCCTCTGTGGGCATTGCTTCAACTGGTAAATGATGCTGCTCGTTAACAGTGGGAACCATAAAGAGAAATTAGGCAGTTTTGTGTGTATATGAGCACAGACAGGTTTAAGCTATTCTTACTTGACCAGCCAATAAGTTTGTATTTCATTGAGGAAGGGAACTTCTGGGCCTCTATCTTTGCATTAGTAGTTCTCAAGGCCTTAATTGTGTTCAGGGTCCCCATTATACTGGGTGCTCACCATGCACAGGTACACACAATCCttactccaaagagtttacaactaATTTAAACAATCATTATCTGCCTTGTCCACGTGTTGAGGACAAACTGCTACAAAATTCTCTGTAAGAAAGAAGACTCCCTCACTCCAGGTTTTTGGTCCTTCAAAGGTCTGGTTGAATCTTAGTCCAACCACATTCCAGCCTGGCAGGGTTAATTTTCAGGCTCTCCatgaaggaaggagcctgctgcgTGACCAGTAATGAGGCCAGCATAAAGGGAGGGAGAATTTTTAAGAAGGCCTTGTGATATGCGAGGCTAATTTGTCCTGCTTTATGGTAGACCGAGTGGGATGAATTCTGATGCTGCATGGTTGGAAAgtggggagcagaatttggcccacttaCGAATTCTCTCCAGAAAAGTTGGATTGGGAAACAACTGGCCTGTAACAAAAGTGTCTGGGCCCAGGGGGTGGCAGATGGTCCCGTGTCATCTTATACTTgcacttttttcccttccttgcaccctcttcctttcccaaactttttaaaaacgaGAGAGGACACGGGCCTATAGGATAGCTCCTCTGGTGCCGAGAGCACTGCTTGTTGGTCCAGTACAAAGTCCTTTCCTTGCTATCCTGAAGTATCTGATGAGGAGCGTTTCCACTATGCATCAGCTACTATCGTCTGCAGCCCACTCTGCTTGCGAGTCCTCTAGgaacagggctggcattagaacATCTGCGACGGCTCCTAAGAGTAAGGTTCTCGCGCTGCTGGCATGAGGTATCTGCTAAATGCCATTCCACAGGCTTGCAAAGGACTGAGACCCTCAAGCTGTGACTGAACCCCCATCAGCGTTAGCAGGCCAGACTGAATGTAATGCAGGGGAAATGTCATCTCTCACATCCCGGTTGATCCTTAACTGTTAATTCACAGCACTCTCGCCAAAGTGGGGGTCAGCACGGACCCGAAGAAGGAAGCAGAGAAGAAACTCACTGTGAAATCAGTAGAAAACAAGAACAAGTTCTCTCAGGCAAAGCTGTTGGCAGGAGCTGTGAAACACAGAAGGTTAGTTTCACACCTCTATAAATTCACAAGGAAAGGAACAGAGTTAGCAGTATGGAGTGAGGCAGGCCAGCAACTGCCTCTGGGAGATTGTCAGACATGTGAACCTTAGCAAAGAGAGGGGGACTAGCATGTTTGTGTGTCTCCCAGACTGTGGGGAAACTATGATGATTCAAACTGACACCATCTGAGATGATTGAAGCCTTGTCTGTGTCATTAAATCCTATATTTGGATCTGAAAATGGCCTATTTTCGATCTTACTCAtgccacttagaatcatagaatatcagggttggaagggacatcaggaaatcatctagtccaaccccctgctcagggcaggaccaatccccaatttttgccccagatccctaaatggccccctcaaggattgagctcacaaccctgggttagcaggctaatgctcaaaccactgagctatccctccccctaaaaTCAGGGACTCACATCAGGTAAAGGTGCCACCATGCTCCCAGATAACAAGCCACCCCTGCACATTGAGTCAAATGATTTGCAACTCACGTCAGCTTGTTTTATTGATACCTAATTGCATAATTTTGACTCTTGGtgtttttattctgatttataGAAGATAACTCACTGTGACAATCTGCTCCTGAGGGTAATGTGCAAGCTTCTCTTCACCACCAGTTTGGCTTGACAGTAGTGTTGCAAAACCCTCGCTTCCCAAGGGATAGGGCAGTTTTATGTCAGTAGCCCATTCGCTGTTTTGCCTCTTTGAGACTCCCATTTTAGCTACCCTTTACAGTATCGTGTAATGGGAACAACTGTCCAGTAGGAACTGGACTATGACCATGCGTTCAGGCTATGGAAGTGCAACCAGAAGTGTGacctgcagctcatgtagacacaTCCACTCTGGCTAGCTTGCTAAAATTAGCAGAGAGGATGCGGCACTGTGGGCTGTGCAAGCCCCCTGTGTATGTCTTCACATGGCTATCTGGCTCTGCCGCATCCTCAAGGCTATTGTGTAGCATGCTATCTATACTGAATCTAGCACAGGTATGTTTACATGAGCTGCAGATTATACCGCTCGTGGCAGCAGACCTAGCCTTACTTCCCATAGACAATCAAACAGTCATCTGCTAACAATGACAGTTGTTGTTTGGCATCTAGAAGTAAATTGGTGTTTGAATCTGGTTTTAGTTGAAGGTATAGGAGATTCCTTCGATACTTCTGATTTGTGGTGAGTATTTCATCCCCAGTGCAATAGTAACTCATAATCTAGGAAGCTGGTTTTGGTAAATTTAGTACAGGAATAGCTCAAAACTCCTCTTCCAATCCATGATGTACAACCTGGACTGGTTTTTAAAAGGGAACAAAACTTGGATGGTAGCTAGCATCCAAAGAGCTATTTTCTCCCTAACCAGCAGGTTCTGGCATGTTGCTTGATGACACATCTGATGGCTGCAGATGGCATATATTGGAAAAGAGTGTTTCAAAATTGACATGTCAGTGCCTTGACATTAAGACATTTCTGAAGTCAGTCACTTTTTCTTCTATTTCAAGCTAGCTGAGATTAAGTGACGCCTCAGTTTAACATCTGTCTGGGCATTATAGATTATCCTTGCCAATAAATGGACATTATTATTGCAGGTTTATTCTGTGACTAACTTTTCGATGCAGGGAGAGGATTCACTGTCCCCTCAGATGAAGGGGAAGCATCTTCACATTTACTTTTGGTGTGCTACATAACATTGCTTAACAATTCCCACTTAGCACATGGGCAGAGGAACCGTATATCCCCCCTCAGGGATAGCAGGCACTGCTTACAGGAGAGGATGCGCAACACCTAGTTGACTAGTGAAGGGATGACTGGAATGATTTTTCTAAATAGAAGCATttggaggagtacagaagtcacaGATCTGAAGGAAGAGCCAGTGCTTTGTAAGCAGGCTTGTATTCTCTTGGTGACATGAATACTGTCCCTCAGTATAAAGAGATGCAAACTTATTTGGGGGTTTTCTTGCACacaaacttttaaatatttcaagattAATAGTCTCAGCTAAGTGGGCAGCCCTGCAACTGTGTTCCCATGCAAAAGACCTGGCTTTGATTCCTAGATCTGGATTTCTACGACTTAGCTTGGCAAGGGATGGGAATACAGTGTAGGCAGTTGCTGAATGTCTGGATAATAGTGATCCTTCCCAACTAGCAGCACAGTTAGTACTGGAGGTGCTCAGGAAGGTGGTTGGCTAGAATTCTCTTAGGCACTCCAGGCAAATCTAGTTTTATGATTTTGCAATTATCAAGTGACTGTTTTCTGACTAACCAGGTGACTCCACTTTCTCTTGCAGTTCAGATGGTGGTAACAGTGTGAAGAGACTGAAACTAGATACTGACAATGACAAGAATCAAGGTGTGTTCTGGCCTTGGAGTTTGATATATAGAGTGGTTTATCTGGGAAGCTATAACTTATGTGCCAATGTTATTTCTGTTATAAGGGCTCTTATCTTTCTCCAAGATGGAAACTAATTGGACTGTGTCGCatatagttgtttttttttccatagcaTCTCTTATTCCAAGTATTTCCAAATGCTTTGCAAAGCAATAGATGGTCATTGCAGCTACAGAAGCCCAAAGCCTcagagatatttaggcacctaactcccagagataggtacctaaatacctttgttcTGGGCAGGACAAACTTGGCAGCCATTTAGGAACTTAGAACAGTGCAATCATGATTAAGACAGGCTCTGCCAGAGAGGTCTACTATTTGACTGTAGAGGGCCATTGGTCTGGGCCATGGGGTTCTCTGCAAA
This window encodes:
- the PSME3IP1 gene encoding PSME3-interacting protein isoform X2, whose product is MDGGDGTADHVINKRFVSESELDERRKRRQEEWEKVRKPEDPEECPEEVYDPRSLYERLQEQKDKKQQEFEEQFKFKNMVRGLDEDETKFLDEVSRQQALIEKQRREDDLKELNEYRSRQSGGQHGPEEGSREETHCEISRKQEQVLSGKAVGRSCETQKFRWW